ATGATAACAGAACATTCAAATTCTATCCCGATTCACATACAATTTCATTGACAACAGTACAGGGCAGGCTGGTATATCCAGTGGCTCATTCGCCCCTGATCGATAAATACAGGGGTGAATACACAAATGCCTGAACTGTGGCTTCGAACTCCATGCGGATCTGAATGCGTCAAGGAACATCGAAGTGCCATGTCCTCACGCCTCAAAAACCTTTGCACTGAACGCGGATCTGAATGCGTCAAGGAACATCGAAGTGCCCGGTACATCTGGGTACTTCAGGATGCTGTCAGCCAGCCGATCGTTGCGGTTCGATGAAACTCCACTCAGGGGTGGAGGGGAGACCAGCAGCAAGCTCCGAAGCTTTAGCGAGGAGTAGCTGACCTGTTGCTGCGACCGCCCCTGATCGGCCCACTGTCACTGAAAAACATCGATATGTAATCTGATGGCGTTTTTTCAAAATATACGTTGATACAGTTCCTGTCTATACCAAGATCTGAGCACTCATGGGACTTAAAGGCAGGATAATCGCTCATGCAGTATTCTGATTCAAACTTCAAGGACATCGTAAGTGAGTACAAAGGCCTGTCCTCATGCGCCGCACAGAGTGCCAGCGGTAGTGTTCCCACCTTATGAATCAGCGTGAGATCAGAGAGGACTGAATCCGAACCCACAACGACTGCATCGCTCATTGCAACCGCAAGGCACATCTCTGCATCTGTCGTCATGTAGACCTCCTTGCCGAAGCTGGAGATCTCTGCGGCCATGATGCGCCCCTCAAGCATGGGTCTGCTTTCAAGCACATATACCCTCTTCACATTGTCAGATGACCTGATAAATTCCAGCACGTTGTGGCTGTTGCTCATTGTTGTTATTGCCTCGGCATCGATGAATTTAACCGCATTCGCTATTGATAAACGTTCCTGATTGATAACGGTATCCCTGAAATCTTCCGGTGACATTGATGCATCATTCAAGGCCAACTTTGCTGCGTTCCTGACCAATGCCATACCGACGAAGGCTTCGCTTATTACTTCAGCATATCTGATGTTTGGATTTCTTCTAATGAAAGAGAAAACCCTGATGGATAGATCAACCGATCCCGATGTCTTATCATTGATTATTCTTTTGAGTTCGTCCACAGCCTCCTTCATATGAACACCCCCAAAGCTTGTAATCCACTTAAATTCAAAGCAGGGTTATGGAATATCCAAAGCTTATGGAATCTCCTGGATTAACAAGCCTGAGGCCTATACCATTATTGAATGCATCAACGGCGGACATCATCGGTTCTATTGCAACCGATCTCCCCGCTGAATATTTTCCGTTATATATCACAAAGAAAGGCATATTGTGCTTTGATATCCTGATTCTCCGGTTTCCAGTTTTCAGGAGTATATCTGAATCTGCAAAAAACTGGTTGTCAAATGTATCCTTATAACTGTCAGGCTCAAGAATCATCTTTTGCATTTTACCTGTGGGAAAGTACCCTTCATACTCCATTTTCCATACGGTCTTTGGGTCATCTATCTCCCATCTGCCTACATAAAGAAAGTATGGATGAAAACCAGCTGCAACTGGGCATCTTCTGTTTCCATCATTTATCACATTAACCTCACATTTATATGATTTACCAGTGATCGTGTGTCTTATTTTAACGTTGATGTGTGATGGGTATTCCGATCCTGCCTGGATATCGGTTTCCATCTCAACGGAATTATCATCCATATGAGCGATCACAAAGGATCTGTTAAGTAAAAGTCCGTGTATGCTATTGTTGCCCTCATTCTTTGGCAGATTGTACTCTATCCCATCTATGACATATTTTGCATTTCTTATCCTGTTAGCATATGGAAACAGGAATGCGGATCCAAAATGTGCCGGAATATCATCATAGGATCGCATCAATATGTCTGTACCATCAAGCATTAGCGAGTCCAGATGAGAACCTACCTCTGATACAGATATCATACTATTATCGTATCTAACTTCCATTGGCATATAGAAGTCAGTCTTAGATTGGATATAATATTTGCCAGATCTATTTGGTCTGGAGAAACGTTGATTTGATATGAAACAAACCCGTTCAATATTTAAATAAAACAATATCTGCCACGCAATTCAGCGTGACAGTGTAATCTCTATGGATGAAACGTTAGAGCTTCCCCTCTCTCCCTGAAGGGTTTCTGTATCCAGTTTAATCTCCTCGTATTTTGCGTCTGGTATGAATTTGTGCCTTGTAATCTCTGCAACATCTACTGCCTTGCTGATAGTCTTTCCACGTGCTTTTATTATTATTTTATTGCCGTTATTGTTGAACTGGGTGACCACTGCAAGTACGTAGTTCATTGTCGGCTTTTTTCCTACAAAGATTATGTTCTCCTCTGCCATTTTTGATCACTACTAATACGGATTTCTGCTTAATATATAACAGTATCGCAGAGTGACCTTGACTTATTGATTCTTTACACCCACAATTTCAAACGCATTAATATTGGAGCTTAGTAGGCTTCTATAGGGATCCGTTTTGGTACCTTATCGCTACATAATTGCTATATTAGACCTAGATTATTGTTCATTATGGAAGAAAAAAATGCTATTTTGATTGGTGCTAGCGAGACATTCGGATTCTTCACGGCAAGAAAACTACTTCATGCCGGCTTCAAGGTAACGATCAACTCAAGGAAAGAAGATAAACTCTCTTCAATGAAGCGTGAACTTGAGTCTGAGGGTGAGATCCATTACCTTACTGGCGATGTATCCAGTGCATCAACTTTGAAGTCAATAATGGATCGATATGGAGATAACGGACTCGATGCAGTAATCTTCGGTCTGGGAGGCTATGATGCAGATGATATAGAGAATCCGAAGAGCCTGAGGGAGATGTTTGAAAACAACGTCTTCCTTCCGTTTGAGACATTCTCCGCGATCCTAAGTATAATGCGCAATCCTTCATCAGCAATATTCATCAGCAGTGTCTACTCCAGCCTCATCATATCAGAGCATTCATTATCATACTCAGGAAGCAAAGCCGCACTTAACATAATGGTGGCTTCCTCCGCCAAGATGCTTCTCAAGAGAGGAATACGCGTGAATGCTGTGATGACGACTTCCATGGAGGAAAAACGGCATACGGATAGATCCATTCTTTTCAATCCTGGGAAGCAATCCATAGATCCGGATCTCGTGGCCAATGTTGTAACTTTCCTTGCTGGGGAAACATCCATGGGAATAACAGGATCTGTCATTACCGTAGATCAGGGATTCTCACTGAGATAGGGTAAATCCATTATTTTGCTATGATGGCATGGGTGAATGGAGAAGAAAGTATGATACCAGTCCGGAAAACAGCAGTAGCAACGATACCACTGTCATGCCAAGGAAGATGTGCCCGGGTGACACAAAGAGAGATCCAAGAAAGACTGGAATCACCGCAACACCCGTATTGGTGGCTACGCTGAACATCGCTGTTGAGAATCCTGCGTCCTCAGGTTTAGGCGAATAGTATGTGACCGAGGTCATTGCCATGGACCAGTAGGCGTTTCCGAAGAAGCCGAAGAGGAAAAAGAGGATCCCGATCAGGTAAAGAGATCTTGAAAACTCAAGAGAGAGCATCATAGAGAATCCAAACACAAAAGCCATTGATCCTGTGGAGACAAGACCGTATTTTAGGTTCTGATTCCTGCCGAAGAGAGGCGGTAGCACCATTGCACCGACAGCAGATCCGAGGAAGGCAAGGCCACCAAACAGACCACCAGCCTCTAGGGCCGTTGACTCCTTGAATCCATGGAGTATAAGTACAGATGATGCTATGCTTCCAAACATTACCGACATTGCTGATATCGTCAGGCCAACATACCAGTTCTTCACCATACCGATCCTGAATACACCTTTGAATTTGCGTGGAGAGTAATAACTTGGAAATTTACTTTTGAATATCAGAAACATGATCGCTATGACGAACGCCGCGATGGCTGGAATTTCAAGAACGGCATCAAGAGGCAGAACAATGATCATATATGGTGTCAACAGGGCGCCGATGGCCATGCCAAGAAACAGAGATCCAACACTGAAGCCTATCAGACTGTGGCTTCTGGAACCTCCAAATACCTCAGCTATGCTACCCACGGGGGCCATTGCCAATGGATATCCTATTGCTGCCAATATCGAGAGGAAGAGAAATGGTATATAACCTTGCAATACCGGTCTCAGACCCAGACCTATGACTGTCAGCACAGCTGAAGCTAATACCGAATTCCCAACCCTCCCTTTGAATGATATATATCCTGCCAGCAATCCGAATGCTACCATGGTGTATCCATATGCAGAGATAATGACAAGCAGATCGGATGGTGATGTATGGAAGATCCTCGTGAGATCCGGAATTATCGGCGCAATCATGAACCAGCCAAAGCCTATGAAAAACAGCAACGCAAGATATAGGCCAAATATCCCATTATTCTCCTTTTCAAACATGATGACTGCCCTTGAATGCTTTTCCGCATCGCGCAAGAGAATATCAATCTATTTTATCTTTCTCTACATGAATCTGATTATGCAAAGGAAGAGGATTCTGCAACCAGTATACGAATGTAGAAATGTCACCACGGTTGAACATGTGACGTCCTCCAACCCAAATCATTGAGATTTATACTGCACTGGATCAAACGATCCCTTGTAAAATAGCTTTATTGAACGATCCTTGAGGGATTCCATGAGACTAACATCAAACTTTCCGGAAAATTCAATATAGAAATAATATTTCCATATGTTGTTCCTAAGAGGCCTGGAATATATCATATTCATATTTATGCGTCTATCTGAAAAA
This Thermoplasma sp. Kam2015 DNA region includes the following protein-coding sequences:
- a CDS encoding SDR family oxidoreductase → MEEKNAILIGASETFGFFTARKLLHAGFKVTINSRKEDKLSSMKRELESEGEIHYLTGDVSSASTLKSIMDRYGDNGLDAVIFGLGGYDADDIENPKSLREMFENNVFLPFETFSAILSIMRNPSSAIFISSVYSSLIISEHSLSYSGSKAALNIMVASSAKMLLKRGIRVNAVMTTSMEEKRHTDRSILFNPGKQSIDPDLVANVVTFLAGETSMGITGSVITVDQGFSLR
- a CDS encoding MFS transporter — protein: MFEKENNGIFGLYLALLFFIGFGWFMIAPIIPDLTRIFHTSPSDLLVIISAYGYTMVAFGLLAGYISFKGRVGNSVLASAVLTVIGLGLRPVLQGYIPFLFLSILAAIGYPLAMAPVGSIAEVFGGSRSHSLIGFSVGSLFLGMAIGALLTPYMIIVLPLDAVLEIPAIAAFVIAIMFLIFKSKFPSYYSPRKFKGVFRIGMVKNWYVGLTISAMSVMFGSIASSVLILHGFKESTALEAGGLFGGLAFLGSAVGAMVLPPLFGRNQNLKYGLVSTGSMAFVFGFSMMLSLEFSRSLYLIGILFFLFGFFGNAYWSMAMTSVTYYSPKPEDAGFSTAMFSVATNTGVAVIPVFLGSLFVSPGHIFLGMTVVSLLLLFSGLVSYFLLHSPMPS
- a CDS encoding aldose 1-epimerase, whose translation is MPMEVRYDNSMISVSEVGSHLDSLMLDGTDILMRSYDDIPAHFGSAFLFPYANRIRNAKYVIDGIEYNLPKNEGNNSIHGLLLNRSFVIAHMDDNSVEMETDIQAGSEYPSHINVKIRHTITGKSYKCEVNVINDGNRRCPVAAGFHPYFLYVGRWEIDDPKTVWKMEYEGYFPTGKMQKMILEPDSYKDTFDNQFFADSDILLKTGNRRIRISKHNMPFFVIYNGKYSAGRSVAIEPMMSAVDAFNNGIGLRLVNPGDSISFGYSITLL
- the albA gene encoding DNA-binding protein Alba — its product is MAEENIIFVGKKPTMNYVLAVVTQFNNNGNKIIIKARGKTISKAVDVAEITRHKFIPDAKYEEIKLDTETLQGERGSSNVSSIEITLSR